Within Thamnophis elegans isolate rThaEle1 chromosome 11, rThaEle1.pri, whole genome shotgun sequence, the genomic segment GTGCATCCCTTCTATAGTCATCACTTACATTTGTTCTCAACTCattattaaatcaaatatatttatattcattactATTATTGTACCTCGTTTATATCTCATTTATTTGACTTATCACCCCTCTTACaatttaaacaaatatatatataaattataattattaaacattcatttgactataacttattacatccttttatataaaatattctaaatttaaagtaaaactatataatggcattccattacaTCCTCTTAAATCATCCAGTGACATTTCATCTTTATAGCATATTCTAATTAAAAATTGATTGTATTTAATAGCAAGACTTTTAAGCATCCTCTCATAGTCCtcatttacaatttatataaaatttcatattatcaaacgtgtgtgtgtgtgtatatgttgtatttgtgctgataaataaataaagggagactagtatagatctatttcaagctatttagctctcatcagctagccatacccttactgggattagaacctgtgctgtattacatcttaggcagatgtgttaaccactaagccacaaggttctcctccttatatatacacacatacatacatacatacacacagattattatcattgttactcATTTAAATGACTCTAACTATTATCActccattttatacataatactctaaaatTAACTAAGCTTAACTTGATTTTTATTATGAAcgttcattacatcaacctgtgtccttccaataatagtgcagtcttatatctcttgccatttgtagtattagtATTCTGGTTGCTTTCTTGTAAgtcttgtatggacttctcttcgcaacttgttgctcattgcatatcttataaaaaCTCGagaccctccatctgttccttccatcagcctGACtggttatcaccaatgcttctgtcagaatttctctccttccatccacACTCAGTTTAATATGGCTTAATCTCAcacttactctcttctgtcttcaattttaatttaacttaatttttggggggtagtctcttctaataataaaattttctcaccaattcgacacactttctcttccaCTTTCCttcgttctggagctgtcccaacttcagcagcttctaTGGCGGTGTCTCTGTCAtcagaaaaaagagcttctcctggatcattcagggactttgcggtatGCCTGAGATCAGCAGAatgtgctcttctctatcaccatctctatgggacggGTTAGgtcaaaaggaccgtccagcagcagaaatatcaactgcaatcttggagctccaagatcacacgTTGTGACGTcagttctgcccccccccccaccagctgtCATTTTTAATGAGTACTAAATATTGTGATATTTTCATCACAATATGATTTCATCATTCCAATCCAGAGTTTTTCCAACTGATCTATAGAACCATATTGACAAGTACAGTACTTTGGACAAGAATCCAAGGACAAAAAATAGTTCACTTGAAATCAATCTATTTTCTACCGGTTTTTGCCTTttgatccagattttttttaccaAATAGATTCAACAGCCTGAGAAAATTTGAAAATCCTGTTCCAATTGGATAGAGATTACTGATTAGAATCACTATTGAAAGGAAAGCAAGTTATTTTTTAGTCTGGATATCGAATAATATTTAAGTATTATGAAATCATTCAAATTGAAATATAAAAGAGAGTTAATGCTACAGTGCAAAACCAGTGGAGAAATACATTGGGCTTCTGTAGTTGCACTATAGTTAAAACTAAtgacttttccattttttccccatagcCTAAGATCAAAGTGAACCCCCATTCTCCAGTGGTCCTTCATCCATCTAGTGGCTCGCTTGCAGCTGTTCGTCATAATTTTCTACGAGCACTTCCTCATATTGGGCAATCCTGTCTGCCTCCTGAAAATTTATATAACTCAGGAATATCTCCAAATGCCTTTTCAACCCTAGCACATACTGATAAAAAAGTGCCATCCATTACTAGAAACTTTCTTAAAGAAAATGACAAATGGGAGAATATTTCACCATCTCAATCAATTAACAGCATGGCACTGTCTTCCAAAGTATCATCTGTGGAAAAGGGAGAGGCAAAACTTTCTGAAAACAATGTAGTTCCTCAAGTGACAACTGCACTcacaaatttggaaaaaaatgcacAAAGTAGTATATCATCCAATGAAAGATGTCCTTTCTTGTATCCAGATCTCACAAATGTAAATCTGTATACTGCAGAAAAAAATGTTCTACCAAACAAGGAGTCTCTTCCCTTGGTATCAGAATCAATTTGCAATGACTCATACAGCAAAATGCCTGGATCAGAAGAAGGGAATACCACGCTTCCGTTACCGCAAGAGCATCAAAACAAATCCATCGCAAAAACTTTGACTTTTGCAACAGCAGATAATAGTATTTTTAACTCTCATGAGTTTAGTCTGAAGAAAACACGCCTGTCACCTCTTCATTGTTCATCACAGATGGCGCATTACAGTCCTCAGAAATCTCAAGCTCActccaaatattttgaagaagCTGGCTTGAGGCCCACTATTTCCCCAAACATTCTACAGTCATTGGAGGTGCACAGTTTAGCAGATTCCTCTTATTCAAGAACATCTAGATTTCATGGCATTGGTTTGGATTTACCTAGCAAAAGGCCTGATCCCCATTCTAAAGTGGAAGCAAGAGATATCACAGAAGTAGCACTTAAGGCTTCCAAAGACCCTGTTGTTTCTGTAAATAACATAAGTTTGCTAAGTTCATTTACCCGAAGCACAAATAGAGATGGCTTACCGAATTCCTGTGGCACAAGCAGGTTTCGGACTTCTGGTATTTCATTAACTACCAACTTTCAACATTTTCCAGAAGAAAATTTTAGAACGGCTTCTCCTCCCAATGACATGCCTGGATATTTTTTAGTAAGTAttcatactttatttatttatttatttgagatttGTACTTGTAGTAGGGTTTACTCCCTATTTATTGGTCAAGAATCAAAACTGGCAACTTGTCAAATTGGAAAAcctcaatatatatcaatattttaATAAGCTTGAGTTTTGGCTTTCAAAATTTTGAAGTTACCATTCAATAAATGTTCCATTCTTGGatgtattagttttttttaaacaatggccATTTTTCTGAGGCAGATTAgtcatgttttatttttacagaCAGATTTGTAAATTATGTCTGGTTTTCTAATATACTGTAGCTTACTATGAAGTTACTATATAAATATTCCTTCCCTTAGAAGAATCGTAATACATTTCCAAAATGATTGAGACAGCCAATTTTAGATTTTGTGTATTAGTACACTCTATTTTCAAAGTTTTACATTCAAATGTTTGCACATATTCATTAACTGTgagttttatattttaacatgTTGATAATATGTTTTGTATATTTATCCTATATTTAGCTAATGCATATGTTCTGAACTTTTGTTTCTCAGACATGTTTCACTGAGGTTGAAGGTATTTACCTCCCAATTATAAGATAAACAGACATTGTTCAGATGTCATTCAGTAACAATTTCCAGATAATGCTCACTCACAGCTTGAggggaaagatgaaaagaaacaTAAGCATgaatttgttttttcttcataTATAATCTGACCTTAGACTTGAATGGAAGAATCCTTTTACAGAACCTATtcatatattttctatttatttgattAGTGACCACATGCAAGAGAGCAATGTTGGTGAGGACTAAGAAAATACAGGAAATCTCTACAAAACCCAAACTGTATAAACCACTGTTTCCTAATCTTGGCAGTTTGcatgtgtgtggacttcaaatcccaaaaTTCCACCACCAGCATGGACATTAATgaaaattctaggaattgaagtccacaaacctagaacttgccaaggttgggaaccaGTGATATAAACAATAAATGAGAATGAACCATAGATAGGATTGAAATTCAGAGGGTGTCAAATGCATCTCAActaagaaggagggagagagagagcattcCGTGTCACACAGTATGGCACTGGGGCATTCTGCAGGTGATGCTTTATTCTCAAGGGAAGCCCCATGGATCAGATTGTAATGTGGTGGCTCATGTGGCCCTTTGGAAACGTGAATAACCTACATATGCTCCAAGGACACACAGTGGTATGAAGCAGCCATCCCAAACATCTGGGAAGGCCCAGACAAGCCTCCCTAGCTGCCATATACTCTGTACCATGCCAGCGTCTGACCTTCACCACGTTCTTTGTCCCACTATTTAGAAGGTGCACCCAGGGTAGCTCTTTgtgaacaagaaaaataaatgctaaaataatatattttatatattaaataaaaaaaaatgtatctttaaGAACCCTTTCCCCTCATGTTAGTATGCTTGAAACCATCTCTGGTGCTCCATCCCACCTGGGAGCAGAGGAAAGGGGCATTTTAAGACATTGCAAATAAGTGGCTGCCTTCCtcaattatttttcttcctttttcccggAAAGGGCCAGGCTGGACATTCCTCAGTAAATAGTGAGATGAAGAAAGTGGTGAAGGTCAGTTGACATGGTACAATTGCAGGTATCTCTGCTGGGCTAGAGTTTCCCAAGTGTTTGAGGgttcatgtgtgtttgtgtgggagtCTCTAGGGTGTTTGGAACTTCCTGCAAAGCAACTGCTTTGGTCCAACTGTGGAGACTTCtggagcgtgtgtgtgtgcgtgtgtgtgtgtgtgtgtgtgtgcttttcctTGTAGTACTAAAGGTTAGGGGGAGAGATAGGCAGGTGTGAGGCATTGCAGCACCTCTGCAAGTGGttgtaattttgatcatgtaactatgGCGGTGCTGCAACAGGAAGTGGTTTAActccatcataattttgaacaatttTGAACAATAAGTTGACTTCCTGTGTAGTACCACGATAAATATATGATACTAATAATATATACACCATCTCTTAGCTCCCTATGGCTGTAGCAcatctgcaagaagtacatataaaATTTTACATGCAGAACTGTAACTCTGTAATTTAGCCTTTCTAGCTCACATAAAAACCTCTTGGTATAATGCCACTGCCTGAAGATGCTCATATTTTTTTGTGTatgtcaggggtatcaaactcaagcccacagggtgcttaggtCTGACCAgtgaggccaccctggaaatagcgaaggaccagcctgcagtgcctctgccagtgaaaacagagctcgagagGGCCGCGGTCAGTGAACCTAGCTTGCAAAGAATACAATGAACATGGTTTCTGGATTTAAGCTGAGTTCTAGTTATACTTGTGGCACACTCACCAGGATGTGATCATGCTGAACAGTTTCACATCCTGCTATTACAAGGACGTTGGATAACTATAGATAATAATGAGTCAAGCTTTCCTCTTATTtggcttttaaaatgttttactcaaCCAAGCTGATTTCTCTTCTCATTGTTTGACAATTTCATTATATATCAGAGAGTAATAATAAGAGGCACTTCCATTCACTATATAGCAAAATGTGGTCTGAGGTTCCCTGGTGATTCACAAAATCTAAagtatttgccagcctatgttaaaaaataatacaatattaaaatcccatcaaacaattgtgagagtGAATAcatcaatattatttttaatatggtaaatattgaTTAAATAACTcatagaaataaaaactttttggcGTAGGATAGATTCAGATGAAAATCTTGATTGACCAATGCCAAGGTAATATATGTAGACCTGTCTGGTCATGATTATGGAAGATGGAATGAATGAAATAGCAAGGGTTGTGGAGGAACAACTGAAAACTGTAAAATATCTGAATGAAGGCATACATACATGAATatctggaaaatgaaatgaaaaaaatgttgtttttttcaattttccagCATGGAATAAGGACTTCTGCCTTaggcaaggggttagactagaagatctccaaggtttctTTCAGCCGTATGATTCTATGACTTTGTGCCTAGAATTGTACAATCTCATATGAATCTTCTGGGAA encodes:
- the ZFAND4 gene encoding AN1-type zinc finger protein 4 isoform X1 encodes the protein MASKKEPPFFNEDNVGSCHCKLTFYETMELFIETLTGTCFELRVSPFETVISVKAKIQRLEGIPVSQQHLIWNNVELEDDYSLNDYHISEGCTLKLILAMRGGPINTKRVPLEDPIKEIAEYMGPCRDDVWEKVPSSKHVTFLVYQEGDQLNFFRVVDRGDGTLTPLSESLSGGSVYNLYADDDEDTEISPSGQQIIENSITMNKMKLLKAKMENMNLNKKPKIKVNPHSPVVLHPSSGSLAAVRHNFLRALPHIGQSCLPPENLYNSGISPNAFSTLAHTDKKVPSITRNFLKENDKWENISPSQSINSMALSSKVSSVEKGEAKLSENNVVPQVTTALTNLEKNAQSSISSNERCPFLYPDLTNVNLYTAEKNVLPNKESLPLVSESICNDSYSKMPGSEEGNTTLPLPQEHQNKSIAKTLTFATADNSIFNSHEFSLKKTRLSPLHCSSQMAHYSPQKSQAHSKYFEEAGLRPTISPNILQSLEVHSLADSSYSRTSRFHGIGLDLPSKRPDPHSKVEARDITEVALKASKDPVVSVNNISLLSSFTRSTNRDGLPNSCGTSRFRTSGISLTTNFQHFPEENFRTASPPNDMPGYFLSPGVGLNGNIVASGKRMAGDTTHLPPVNCSIQHKKKIAKHCFLCGKKTGLATSYEYVETTSAQLIAMQRLTPVLMTTRMQEGDSCRTPILLSVHQSFPKSKHNFMVRD
- the ZFAND4 gene encoding AN1-type zinc finger protein 4 isoform X3; translated protein: MASKKEPPFFNEDNVGSCHCKLTFYETMELFIETLTGTCFELRVSPFETVISVKAKIQRLEGIPVSQQHLIWNNVELEDDYSLNDYHISEGCTLKLILAMRGGPINTKRVPLEDPIKEIAEYMGPCRDDVWEKVPSSKHVTFLVYQEGDQLNFFRVVDRGDGTLTPLSESLSGGSVYNLYADDDEDTEISPSGQQIIENSITMNKMKLLKAKMENMNLNKKPKIKVNPHSPVVLHPSSGSLAAVRHNFLRALPHIGQSCLPPENLYNSGISPNAFSTLAHTDKKVPSITRNFLKENDKWENISPSQSINSMALSSKVSSVEKGEAKLSENNVVPQVTTALTNLEKNAQSSISSNERCPFLYPDLTNVNLYTAEKNVLPNKESLPLVSESICNDSYSKMPGSEEGNTTLPLPQEHQNKSIAKTLTFATADNSIFNSHEFSLKKTRLSPLHCSSQMAHYSPQKSQAHSKYFEEAGLRPTISPNILQSLEVHSLADSSYSRTSRFHGIGLDLPSKRPDPHSKVEARDITEVALKASKDPVVSVNNISLLSSFTRSTNRDGLPNSCGTSRFRTSGISLTTNFQHFPEENFRTASPPNDMPGYFLSPGVGLNGNIVASGKRMAGDTTHLPPVNCSIQHKKKIAKHCFLCGKKTGLATSYECRCGNNFCATHRYAETHTCTYDYKNAGRRFLQDSNPVVSAPKLPKI
- the ZFAND4 gene encoding AN1-type zinc finger protein 4 isoform X4, giving the protein MASKKEPPFFNEDNVGSCHCKLTFYETMELFIETLTGTCFELRVSPFETVISVKAKIQRLEGIPVSQQHLIWNNVELEDDYSLNDYHISEGCTLKLILAMRGGPINTKRVPLEDPIKEIAEYMGPCRDDVWEKVPSSKHVTFLVYQEGDQLNFFRVVDRGDGTLTPLSESLSGGSVYNLYADDDEDTEISPSGQQIIENSITMNKMKLLKAKMENMNLNKKPKIKVNPHSPVVLHPSSGSLAAVRHNFLRALPHIGQSCLPPENLYNSGISPNAFSTLAHTDKKVPSITRNFLKENDKWENISPSQSINSMALSSKVSSVEKGEAKLSENNVVPQVTTALTNLEKNAQSSISSNERCPFLYPDLTNVNLYTAEKNVLPNKESLPLVSESICNDSYSKMPGSEEGNTTLPLPQEHQNKSIAKTLTFATADNSIFNSHEFSLKKTRLSPLHCSSQMAHYSPQKSQAHSKYFEEAGLRPTISPNILQSLEVHSLADSSYSRTSRFHGIGLDLPSKRPDPHSKVEARDITEVALKASKDPVVSVNNISLLSSFTRSTNRDGLPNSCGTSRFRTSGISLTTNFQHFPEENFRTASPPNDMPGYFLSPGVGLNGNIVASGKRMGDTTHLPPVNCSIQHKKKIAKHCFLCGKKTGLATSYECRCGNNFCATHRYAETHTCTYDYKNAGRRFLQDSNPVVSAPKLPKI
- the ZFAND4 gene encoding AN1-type zinc finger protein 4 isoform X2 — protein: MASKKEPPFFNEDNVGSCHCKLTFYETMELFIETLTGTCFELRVSPFETVISVKAKIQRLEGIPVSQQHLIWNNVELEDDYSLNDYHISEGCTLKLILAMRGGPINTKRVPLEDPIKEIAEYMGPCRDDVWEKVPSSKHVTFLVYQEGDQLNFFRVVDRGDGTLTPLSESLSGGSVYNLYADDDEDTEISPSGQQIIENSITMNKMKLLKAKMENMNLNKKPKIKVNPHSPVVLHPSSGSLAAVRHNFLRALPHIGQSCLPPENLYNSGISPNAFSTLAHTDKKVPSITRNFLKENDKWENISPSQSINSMALSSKVSSVEKGEAKLSENNVVPQVTTALTNLEKNAQSSISSNERCPFLYPDLTNVNLYTAEKNVLPNKESLPLVSESICNDSYSKMPGSEEGNTTLPLPQEHQNKSIAKTLTFATADNSIFNSHEFSLKKTRLSPLHCSSQMAHYSPQKSQAHSKYFEEAGLRPTISPNILQSLEVHSLADSSYSRTSRFHGIGLDLPSKRPDPHSKVEARDITEVALKASKDPVVSVNNISLLSSFTRSTNRDGLPNSCGTSRFRTSGISLTTNFQHFPEENFRTASPPNDMPGYFLSPGVGLNGNIVASGKRMGDTTHLPPVNCSIQHKKKIAKHCFLCGKKTGLATSYEYVETTSAQLIAMQRLTPVLMTTRMQEGDSCRTPILLSVHQSFPKSKHNFMVRD
- the ZFAND4 gene encoding AN1-type zinc finger protein 4 isoform X5; protein product: MRGGPINTKRVPLEDPIKEIAEYMGPCRDDVWEKVPSSKHVTFLVYQEGDQLNFFRVVDRGDGTLTPLSESLSGGSVYNLYADDDEDTEISPSGQQIIENSITMNKMKLLKAKMENMNLNKKPKIKVNPHSPVVLHPSSGSLAAVRHNFLRALPHIGQSCLPPENLYNSGISPNAFSTLAHTDKKVPSITRNFLKENDKWENISPSQSINSMALSSKVSSVEKGEAKLSENNVVPQVTTALTNLEKNAQSSISSNERCPFLYPDLTNVNLYTAEKNVLPNKESLPLVSESICNDSYSKMPGSEEGNTTLPLPQEHQNKSIAKTLTFATADNSIFNSHEFSLKKTRLSPLHCSSQMAHYSPQKSQAHSKYFEEAGLRPTISPNILQSLEVHSLADSSYSRTSRFHGIGLDLPSKRPDPHSKVEARDITEVALKASKDPVVSVNNISLLSSFTRSTNRDGLPNSCGTSRFRTSGISLTTNFQHFPEENFRTASPPNDMPGYFLSPGVGLNGNIVASGKRMAGDTTHLPPVNCSIQHKKKIAKHCFLCGKKTGLATSYEYVETTSAQLIAMQRLTPVLMTTRMQEGDSCRTPILLSVHQSFPKSKHNFMVRD